A window from Chrysemys picta bellii isolate R12L10 chromosome 2, ASM1138683v2, whole genome shotgun sequence encodes these proteins:
- the LOC122174588 gene encoding small integral membrane protein 43 produces the protein MAWWEFNLLLYLALFFLLHLLLGLLLIKQLKNSVASAWALQPGCPSLREPWGSCHKQAL, from the coding sequence atggcgtGGTGGGAGTTCAACTTGCTGCTCTACCTGGCGCTCTTCTTCCTCCTGCACCTCCTCCTGGGCCTCCTGCTCATCAAGCAGCTGAAGAACTCCGTGGCCAGCGCCTGGGCTCTGCAGCCGGGCTGCCCGTCCCTGCGAGAGCCCTGGGGCTCGTGCCACAAGCAAGCCCTGTGA